In Cytophagales bacterium, the following are encoded in one genomic region:
- a CDS encoding helix-turn-helix transcriptional regulator codes for MGRLYLGEFEEIVLLIVAILYEEAYAVAIKAEIADQSGRKVNISAVHKALYRLEEKGMLKSLMSDPVAKRGGKRRRLFQITPVGKKALDESMELRTKLRKQVPEQAFQWNQ; via the coding sequence ATGGGTAGGTTGTACCTCGGGGAATTTGAAGAGATTGTTTTATTGATCGTAGCTATCCTATATGAGGAAGCTTATGCTGTAGCGATCAAAGCAGAAATTGCCGATCAGTCCGGTCGAAAAGTGAACATCAGTGCGGTGCACAAAGCGCTTTACCGATTGGAAGAAAAGGGAATGCTCAAATCATTGATGAGTGATCCGGTGGCCAAACGAGGAGGGAAGCGTCGACGATTATTTCAAATTACTCCTGTAGGGAAAAAAGCCCTCGACGAATCGATGGAGCTACGGACCAAACTCCGGAAGCAAGTTCCTGAACAAGCTTTTCAATGGAACCAGTAA
- a CDS encoding tetratricopeptide repeat-containing sensor histidine kinase: protein MNWRFSVLLLSLPLLLNAQISPDSLLQKLEVSQDHKEKSAICIQLADHYIYKTPTLSLEYATKAGELVRKKDNQEPYATALNRMGNAYWSLGKLDSALFFQDKALRIAQSGQYQQLEARILGNLGNIYATGSQSYDALFYYKEALKKFNALGVGSRQFAMLNNIGKEYRDRGELDSATIYLERAKVMLRPEFAFMEPIFLFNLADLTLEKNELNKADSILNACQRSANKYGANRAIIRVDQMRAEILLRKGLNNRAYNFAQSAYSAALKTQVKDLISICALTMSKAEESLGSTRLAYQYLNEHLMIKDSLESTRIRNQLIVGKYAKEQQAIGRLEQKNDLLESRATFRRTLNIILTVLMVLIVLYAYSLYQRRVQAKVQNEKLSELNDFKTKLFAVVAHDLRAPVYNLDTLIALIEEELSPDHPFYPGLQNTKERVQTLKELLNNLFNWAKDDLEDNAVKSEHFVLLPLLDEVFNSIHTLYNKKDIQLVNEIAPTAMVCADNRLLTIIIRNLLTNAIKFSPQASRVFVTSQDKGPNIAISIRDEGVGMNKRQLSKLFTHDTVHTLGTAGEVGSGLGLVLCKDFAERMNGTIRVESEEGKGTTFTILLKKGQLSEKGSQLESPTVYHPVTS, encoded by the coding sequence ATGAATTGGAGGTTCAGTGTACTATTGCTGTCGCTACCATTGTTATTAAATGCCCAAATCAGTCCTGATAGTCTTCTCCAAAAACTAGAAGTATCTCAGGATCATAAGGAAAAGTCTGCCATATGCATTCAATTGGCAGATCATTACATCTACAAAACGCCTACTTTATCCCTTGAATACGCCACGAAAGCGGGAGAACTCGTCCGCAAAAAAGACAATCAGGAACCCTATGCCACGGCACTCAACAGAATGGGCAACGCCTATTGGTCTCTGGGCAAATTAGATAGCGCATTATTTTTTCAGGACAAGGCCTTAAGGATTGCTCAAAGTGGCCAATATCAACAATTAGAAGCACGTATACTCGGAAACCTCGGTAATATTTACGCGACGGGAAGTCAATCCTATGATGCACTGTTCTATTATAAAGAGGCTTTAAAGAAATTCAACGCCCTTGGCGTAGGGAGCCGGCAATTTGCCATGCTCAATAACATCGGCAAAGAGTACCGCGATCGAGGTGAACTTGATTCTGCCACGATTTATCTCGAGCGTGCGAAGGTCATGTTACGACCAGAGTTCGCCTTCATGGAGCCTATCTTCCTATTCAATCTGGCGGATCTCACCCTGGAAAAGAATGAGCTCAATAAAGCGGATTCCATCCTGAATGCATGCCAACGCTCTGCGAACAAGTATGGAGCAAACAGAGCCATCATTCGGGTTGACCAAATGCGTGCTGAAATCTTATTGCGTAAAGGGCTTAACAATCGGGCATACAATTTTGCTCAAAGTGCGTACAGCGCGGCATTGAAGACACAAGTCAAAGACCTGATTTCCATCTGTGCGCTGACCATGTCTAAGGCGGAGGAAAGCCTTGGCAGTACCCGATTGGCCTATCAATACCTGAATGAACATTTGATGATCAAGGACTCACTGGAGAGTACACGAATCAGGAATCAATTGATCGTTGGAAAGTACGCGAAGGAGCAGCAAGCCATTGGACGGCTGGAGCAAAAGAATGACCTACTGGAAAGCCGCGCTACCTTTAGAAGAACTCTGAATATCATCCTGACTGTACTGATGGTCCTGATTGTATTATATGCTTATTCATTATACCAACGAAGGGTCCAAGCCAAGGTCCAGAATGAAAAACTGAGTGAACTGAACGATTTCAAAACCAAGTTATTTGCAGTGGTGGCACATGACCTGCGGGCACCGGTTTACAATCTGGATACACTGATCGCACTCATCGAGGAGGAATTATCTCCGGATCATCCATTTTACCCTGGCCTTCAAAACACGAAAGAGCGGGTACAAACGCTAAAAGAACTACTCAATAATTTGTTTAACTGGGCCAAAGATGACCTGGAAGATAATGCGGTAAAATCTGAGCATTTCGTTCTTTTACCCTTATTAGACGAAGTTTTTAACAGTATTCACACCCTTTATAACAAAAAAGACATTCAATTGGTCAATGAGATCGCACCAACAGCAATGGTCTGTGCGGACAACCGATTATTGACCATCATTATTCGAAACCTACTCACCAATGCCATCAAGTTCTCACCGCAAGCCTCCAGGGTTTTTGTGACCAGTCAGGACAAAGGACCGAACATTGCTATCTCCATAAGGGATGAGGGTGTGGGTATGAATAAACGGCAGTTGAGCAAGCTTTTTACACACGATACCGTGCACACCCTGGGTACTGCCGGTGAGGTGGGCAGCGGACTTGGTTTGGTGCTTTGCAAAGACTTTGCGGAACGAATGAATGGTACCATTCGGGTAGAAAGCGAAGAAGGTAAAGGCACCACCTTTACCATCCTTTTGAAAAAAGGCCAATTATCAGAAAAAGGCAGTCAGCTGGAAAGCCCCACTGTGTACCATCCGGTCACTTCCTGA
- a CDS encoding HAMP domain-containing sensor histidine kinase, with protein sequence MPISLFQSIAKWFIIFVYLITGALWIHEYMEANSQNKATIIEQNLAAELALHQSFLELDLIDMTEVAPPENLSILIYEGLKLRKWSSHEFVPDHAALSGITTSPAFIENVDGLYLVSFKDRNDQRVFFITTLIRKFTANRTTLDTYFNDRVFEGIRGELSSLGQKIQFRTSGFSFLFQQTKKTFSGYLLALIWLSFALTTIVVFRWLYLRRFRSGSFVLQLIFGAILLKVISLQIPTNELFSRVLPFWLLRGNLLDTLVTCLLFNVVFLFSMIHLNRMRKIKAIVDLSKERPVFFAVLLFVFSALAHFIYFGLIQDLLRITGLNLDITESLEFDAGKIVFIGVILCLSALFFWIIQFLSRLYGLLKIKKSTGIAIVIIIGTLLLISPLEYKKYLVLSHSLLWLLIYHFNFSKNLVRISYMTFFYVIVVIGALSFTNALAIYKNFERKEVERKRSFGIQQLTPRDSLTEKYLVGVRQNIQNDPVIRTRFLSPLLSKSTVKVKVRRQYLTSYFDRFEVDLSLYDIIGDRLDGTDPANKDELLSMVYDHPTGEEGLYFVENWENLGRSKYLLWVPIMNGEVEIGGIAVDLMVKKVIPNSVYPSVLTSNQKSSKAYDYVLMREGALVYAKGNYSFDVFNDPSLWEKLISAKEGIEVENYHLLAIEDDDALMIVISQRYSLRAFLANFSFNFLVFLSFVGLVFLMIRWSQPDQQLTLANRIQLYLGFSFILPLLIVSAVILNLLNSSYRDEIIRNYQKRAITIAENIYLPLEDFDQNQINREDLYDVVGNAATFSQVDMNLYNTRGQLIVSNQPDIFSNKLITTNIPAIPWELISDKPDQSIVMDEAIGGLRFKVVYQGVIDHHTGELLGIVSIPFFDSKNHLNRQQVEVFANLVTVFTIIFLSSVLVGYVILRNITLPLTTLSLRLRQTNLEETNEPVAYQGRDEIGQLVAEYNRMLEKLEHSKAALALSQKETAWKEIARQVAHEIKNPLTPMRLKIQQLVRTNSENERLIANLNSLINQIDTLSEIADSFSAFAKMPAPNNEEVPISDLLMEVVQLYRNEKVQIDDEVAPDKYVFADPNILGRVFNNLLLNGIQSVLSGRPHLVVGLAEKDEKLVIEVIDNGQGIPEQQQKKIFTPYFSTKEKGTGIGLAIAKKGIEQAGGSIWFDSEEGKGTTFTVILPVLRV encoded by the coding sequence ATGCCAATTTCCTTATTCCAATCCATCGCTAAGTGGTTCATCATTTTTGTTTACCTGATAACAGGTGCGCTTTGGATACATGAGTACATGGAGGCAAACTCTCAGAATAAGGCCACTATCATTGAACAAAACCTTGCTGCAGAACTAGCGCTCCATCAAAGTTTCCTTGAGCTGGACCTAATCGATATGACTGAAGTAGCTCCGCCGGAAAATTTGTCGATCTTGATCTATGAAGGGCTAAAGCTACGGAAGTGGAGTAGCCATGAATTTGTGCCAGATCACGCAGCGCTTTCCGGAATTACTACTTCGCCGGCTTTCATCGAAAATGTGGATGGACTTTACCTGGTAAGTTTCAAGGATCGAAATGACCAACGGGTATTTTTTATAACGACACTTATTCGAAAATTTACAGCTAACAGAACGACACTAGATACCTATTTCAACGATCGAGTTTTTGAAGGTATCCGAGGTGAATTATCTTCTTTAGGGCAAAAGATCCAATTTCGAACGTCTGGTTTTTCTTTTCTTTTTCAACAAACCAAAAAGACGTTTTCGGGATACTTATTGGCATTGATTTGGCTCAGTTTTGCATTGACGACCATAGTCGTTTTTCGTTGGTTGTATCTCAGACGGTTTCGGTCAGGGTCATTTGTGCTGCAACTGATTTTTGGAGCGATCCTTCTCAAAGTGATTTCGCTTCAAATCCCAACCAATGAGTTGTTTTCAAGAGTTTTACCATTTTGGCTGCTTAGAGGAAACTTGCTCGATACGCTGGTGACCTGCCTGTTGTTCAATGTTGTGTTCTTGTTTTCCATGATCCATCTCAACCGGATGAGGAAGATCAAGGCGATCGTTGATCTCAGTAAGGAACGACCCGTCTTTTTTGCCGTACTGCTTTTCGTTTTTTCAGCGCTGGCCCACTTCATTTATTTTGGCCTAATTCAGGACTTGCTTAGGATAACGGGGCTTAATCTGGACATTACGGAATCCCTGGAATTTGACGCAGGCAAAATCGTATTTATTGGTGTTATCCTATGTCTTTCGGCCCTCTTCTTTTGGATCATTCAGTTTCTATCAAGGCTCTATGGCTTGCTGAAAATTAAGAAGAGTACTGGTATTGCCATTGTCATCATCATCGGTACACTCTTGCTGATATCACCGCTGGAATACAAAAAGTACCTCGTGCTCTCACATAGTTTGTTGTGGCTGTTGATCTATCACTTCAATTTCAGTAAGAATCTAGTAAGGATTTCTTACATGACCTTCTTTTATGTGATTGTGGTCATTGGAGCTTTGAGTTTTACCAATGCGTTGGCGATCTACAAAAACTTTGAACGAAAGGAAGTCGAACGCAAACGATCCTTTGGTATTCAACAGTTGACTCCTCGGGATTCACTCACCGAAAAATACCTGGTGGGGGTCCGACAAAATATTCAGAATGACCCGGTGATTCGGACGCGATTTTTGAGTCCTTTGTTGTCTAAAAGCACGGTGAAGGTCAAAGTGCGCCGACAATACCTGACGTCTTATTTCGACCGGTTTGAAGTGGATCTGTCCTTGTATGACATCATCGGTGATCGCTTGGACGGGACAGACCCGGCCAATAAAGATGAGCTTTTGTCGATGGTGTATGATCATCCGACTGGAGAAGAAGGCTTGTATTTTGTGGAGAATTGGGAAAACCTTGGCCGCAGCAAATACCTACTGTGGGTGCCTATCATGAATGGTGAGGTGGAAATTGGTGGCATTGCTGTGGATCTCATGGTGAAAAAAGTGATCCCGAATTCGGTGTATCCATCAGTGCTTACCAGCAATCAGAAGTCGTCGAAGGCATACGATTACGTTCTGATGCGGGAAGGGGCACTGGTCTATGCAAAGGGTAATTACTCGTTCGATGTGTTCAATGATCCGTCACTGTGGGAAAAGTTGATCTCGGCCAAAGAGGGGATAGAAGTCGAAAATTATCACTTATTGGCCATAGAAGATGATGATGCGTTGATGATTGTCATTTCTCAACGCTATTCACTACGAGCATTCCTCGCGAATTTCTCCTTTAATTTTTTGGTCTTTCTGTCTTTTGTAGGGTTGGTGTTTTTAATGATTCGATGGTCTCAGCCAGATCAGCAATTGACGCTCGCTAACCGGATCCAGCTGTACCTTGGTTTTTCCTTCATTTTGCCATTATTGATTGTAAGTGCAGTGATCCTCAACTTGTTGAACTCATCTTATCGCGATGAGATCATTCGCAATTATCAGAAACGAGCAATCACCATTGCCGAAAATATTTACTTGCCCCTCGAAGATTTTGATCAAAATCAGATCAATCGTGAGGACTTGTATGACGTAGTTGGCAATGCCGCGACCTTTTCTCAGGTAGATATGAACCTCTACAATACCAGAGGCCAGCTGATCGTATCCAACCAACCGGATATTTTTAGTAACAAGCTCATTACCACGAATATCCCGGCTATTCCCTGGGAGTTAATCTCTGACAAACCGGATCAGTCCATTGTCATGGATGAAGCCATTGGTGGATTGCGATTCAAGGTGGTTTATCAAGGTGTGATTGACCACCATACGGGTGAATTGTTAGGGATCGTCTCCATTCCTTTTTTCGATTCAAAAAACCACCTCAATCGCCAGCAGGTAGAAGTTTTTGCCAATCTGGTTACTGTCTTTACGATCATATTTCTATCTAGTGTGCTGGTAGGATATGTGATACTTAGGAACATTACTTTGCCATTGACCACCTTGAGTCTCCGGCTCCGTCAGACAAATCTCGAAGAAACTAATGAACCGGTGGCTTATCAAGGTCGAGATGAGATTGGACAACTCGTGGCTGAGTACAATCGGATGTTGGAAAAGCTGGAACACAGTAAGGCGGCGCTGGCACTCAGTCAGAAAGAGACTGCCTGGAAAGAGATTGCTCGTCAGGTCGCACATGAAATTAAGAATCCTTTGACACCCATGCGGCTGAAGATTCAGCAATTGGTGCGGACTAACTCAGAAAATGAACGGTTGATTGCTAATCTTAATTCATTGATCAACCAAATCGATACCCTGTCCGAAATCGCGGATTCCTTCTCAGCCTTTGCAAAAATGCCAGCTCCAAACAATGAGGAGGTACCGATATCAGACCTTTTGATGGAAGTCGTGCAGCTCTATCGCAACGAGAAAGTGCAAATTGATGATGAAGTTGCGCCGGACAAATATGTCTTTGCCGATCCGAATATTCTGGGGCGCGTATTCAATAACTTACTCTTGAATGGCATCCAGTCTGTTTTGTCGGGGAGGCCACATTTAGTCGTTGGATTAGCTGAAAAAGACGAAAAGCTCGTTATTGAAGTGATTGATAATGGTCAGGGAATCCCTGAACAACAACAGAAAAAAATATTTACCCCGTATTTTAGTACCAAAGAAAAAGGCACAGGCATCGGACTTGCCATCGCAAAAAAAGGCATTGAACAGGCAGGAGGAAGCATCTGGTTTGATTCGGAAGAAGGAAAGGGAACGACCTTCACGGTCATTTTACCTGTGCTTCGGGTTTAG
- a CDS encoding LysR family transcriptional regulator, translating into MNYTLHQLKIFLKVSELESITKAAEELHLTQPAISIQLKKLQEQFDLPLVEVVGRKLHVTDFGKEIVERCRRILDEADGIRYTIEQYKGLLSGRIKISVVSTGKYVIPYFLKDFMDAHPGVEISIDVSNKLRVIEGLNQNDSDFSLVSVLPKGIEVNQVSLMENRLYLAGHRQYKGMIKTTKDLEKVTLLFREQGSATRSAMEQYLDQQNVKIGKSMELVSNEAVKQAINAGIGLSIVPLIGLRTALSNENIMIHPLKGLPITTRWNLIYNKRKRLTPAQEALITHIETHKAEVVEKHFSWNEYAEMP; encoded by the coding sequence ATGAATTATACCCTTCATCAGCTGAAAATATTCCTTAAAGTATCTGAATTAGAGAGCATTACGAAAGCAGCCGAAGAGCTACACCTGACACAACCGGCCATTTCCATTCAACTAAAAAAGCTTCAGGAGCAATTTGACTTACCGCTGGTAGAAGTCGTAGGACGAAAGTTGCATGTCACCGATTTCGGGAAAGAGATCGTTGAAAGATGTCGCCGGATACTGGATGAAGCTGATGGCATTCGATATACGATCGAACAATACAAAGGGCTGTTATCAGGACGTATTAAAATCTCTGTAGTTTCTACAGGCAAGTATGTGATCCCCTATTTCCTTAAGGATTTTATGGATGCGCATCCGGGTGTTGAAATTTCCATTGACGTATCCAACAAACTGCGGGTAATTGAAGGGCTGAATCAAAACGATAGTGATTTTTCTCTGGTTTCCGTATTGCCAAAAGGAATTGAAGTCAATCAGGTCTCTTTGATGGAAAACCGACTTTACCTGGCCGGGCATAGACAATATAAAGGCATGATCAAAACCACGAAAGATCTTGAAAAGGTGACCCTACTCTTCAGGGAACAGGGATCAGCAACAAGAAGTGCCATGGAGCAATACCTGGATCAACAAAATGTAAAGATTGGAAAGTCGATGGAGTTGGTGTCAAATGAAGCTGTGAAACAGGCCATTAATGCAGGGATTGGATTATCCATCGTCCCTCTGATTGGTCTAAGAACAGCCCTTAGCAATGAAAACATCATGATCCATCCGCTGAAAGGGTTGCCAATCACTACTCGATGGAACCTGATCTACAACAAGCGCAAACGACTGACCCCTGCTCAGGAAGCATTAATTACACATATTGAAACACACAAAGCAGAAGTGGTAGAAAAACACTTTAGCTGGAATGAGTATGCTGAAATGCCTTGA
- the dnaE gene encoding DNA polymerase III subunit alpha — MYFNCHTHYSFQYGTLSIKDLFEEARANRVNKLILTDINNTSGYIDLIRTCNENRNEWDLEVALGIEFRAGNELLYIGLAQDEEGFRELNAFLAYRNINKQSLPRRAPHFKRAYFVYPVSNVPDYLESYEFVGIRHKELSKIFRKKLVTSNGEIPLEKMVAWHPVTFPCTPKYNKQAHNIHRLLRAIDQNTLLSKLATGLVADPTEAMCPNDQLEASFREFPELIKNARMITDQCQIAFELGSDKNKQFFLSSKAEDRAYLLAEAKRGYERRYAGIRDTKVSQERFERELNIIAQKNFEAYYLISYDIVRHARQQRYEYVGRGSGANSLIAYCLGITNTDPIELDLYFERFLNPERTSPPDFDMDFSWRDRDHIYNYIFGKYDPNHVCLLGTHTTYQGRSNLRELAKVFGLPKEEIDKIIRHPQHQTPDDVSRLIFKYADLMQGMPAHISIHAGGVLITEKPIYQYTTVDMPPKGYPVAHLEMHASEDMGIFKFDILSQRGLGHIKDTLTIVEKNQGIKEDIDRFHDFKEDPKIRSLLEKGNTMGCFYVESPAMRMLLGKLECQDYITLVAASSIIRPGVARSGMMRAYIERHHLVKQGKTYETIHMKMFELMEDTYGVMVYQEDVIKVAHHFAGLTLTEADVLRRGMSGKYRSRKEFQRVKDQFFANCKSYGYEDHVTQRVWFEIESFSGYSFSKGHSASYAVESYQSLYLKAHYPLEFMVGVINNFGGFYKSEFYFHEARMWGASIQAPCINNSEYYTNIHGKSIYIGFIHLKDLQQKIGEIIAHERAQYGPYKNLDHFIRRIPIGLEQIRILIRIGAFRFTGKSKKELLWQAQLYYGKKTAKDYFLSLFDEEPESYDLPFLKQQPLEDAFDEMELLGFPLCDPFLLLETENPGNTFAQDLMQNLGQKVTLVGYLVTTKDTRTKDGKRMHFGTFYDQKGNVYDTVHFPNIARDHPFKGRGFYRTVGKVVQDFGYPMVEVTWMEKLAMKNKFGDVPVMQNPKVMTRW, encoded by the coding sequence TTGTATTTCAACTGCCACACCCACTATTCCTTCCAATACGGCACTTTGTCGATCAAAGACCTGTTCGAAGAAGCGCGTGCCAACAGGGTGAACAAGTTGATCCTGACAGACATCAATAATACCTCCGGGTACATTGACCTTATAAGAACCTGCAATGAGAACCGAAACGAATGGGATCTGGAGGTCGCTTTGGGTATCGAATTTCGTGCGGGTAATGAGTTGCTGTACATTGGTCTGGCACAAGATGAAGAGGGTTTCCGCGAACTCAACGCTTTTCTGGCTTATCGGAACATCAATAAGCAGTCCCTCCCCCGGCGAGCCCCCCATTTCAAACGTGCCTATTTCGTTTATCCGGTTAGCAATGTCCCTGACTACCTGGAATCTTACGAATTTGTAGGGATCCGCCACAAAGAACTGAGCAAGATCTTTCGTAAAAAGCTAGTCACCTCTAATGGAGAAATACCGCTTGAAAAAATGGTGGCATGGCATCCTGTCACTTTTCCCTGTACTCCCAAATACAATAAGCAAGCACACAACATCCATCGATTATTACGTGCCATCGATCAAAACACGTTGCTCAGCAAACTCGCCACCGGGTTAGTCGCTGATCCTACAGAAGCCATGTGTCCTAATGACCAACTGGAGGCATCATTCCGCGAATTCCCTGAATTGATCAAAAATGCGCGTATGATCACCGATCAATGTCAAATTGCCTTTGAATTAGGATCAGACAAAAACAAACAGTTCTTTCTTTCCTCCAAAGCAGAAGACCGGGCATACTTACTGGCAGAGGCCAAACGCGGTTACGAAAGACGATACGCCGGAATCAGGGATACGAAGGTTAGTCAGGAACGCTTCGAGCGCGAACTCAACATCATTGCACAAAAAAACTTCGAAGCTTACTACCTGATCAGCTACGATATCGTTCGCCATGCACGCCAGCAACGCTATGAATATGTGGGTCGCGGTAGTGGGGCCAATAGCCTGATCGCCTACTGTTTGGGCATTACCAATACCGATCCCATTGAGTTGGACCTGTATTTTGAACGCTTTCTCAATCCGGAACGAACCTCTCCTCCCGATTTTGACATGGATTTTTCCTGGCGGGATCGGGACCATATCTATAATTACATCTTTGGGAAATATGATCCCAATCACGTTTGCCTGCTTGGCACGCATACCACCTACCAGGGTCGCTCTAACCTAAGAGAGCTGGCCAAAGTATTCGGTCTGCCCAAAGAAGAAATCGACAAGATCATTCGACATCCCCAGCATCAGACCCCAGATGACGTTTCCCGATTGATCTTCAAGTACGCAGACCTGATGCAAGGCATGCCAGCTCATATTTCCATCCATGCCGGCGGGGTGCTTATCACAGAAAAGCCCATTTATCAGTATACGACAGTTGACATGCCTCCGAAAGGATATCCGGTCGCACACTTAGAAATGCATGCCTCTGAAGACATGGGCATCTTCAAATTCGACATCCTGAGCCAACGAGGATTGGGACACATCAAAGACACCCTGACCATTGTCGAGAAAAATCAGGGCATCAAAGAAGACATTGATCGGTTCCATGATTTTAAGGAAGATCCAAAAATCCGATCCTTACTGGAAAAGGGAAATACCATGGGCTGCTTCTATGTGGAATCCCCCGCCATGCGGATGCTACTTGGCAAACTGGAATGTCAGGACTACATCACCCTGGTCGCAGCGAGCTCTATCATCAGACCCGGCGTAGCGCGTTCAGGCATGATGCGCGCCTACATCGAGCGACATCACCTGGTAAAGCAAGGTAAAACGTACGAAACTATCCACATGAAGATGTTTGAGCTCATGGAAGACACGTACGGAGTAATGGTCTATCAGGAAGACGTGATCAAGGTCGCTCACCATTTTGCCGGGCTTACGCTGACCGAAGCAGATGTATTACGGCGTGGTATGTCGGGAAAATACCGATCCAGAAAAGAGTTTCAACGTGTAAAAGACCAGTTTTTTGCCAACTGCAAATCCTATGGTTATGAAGATCATGTAACTCAGCGTGTTTGGTTTGAGATCGAGAGTTTTTCCGGTTATTCCTTTTCCAAAGGGCATTCCGCAAGCTATGCGGTAGAAAGTTACCAAAGCCTCTATCTCAAGGCACATTACCCACTGGAATTCATGGTCGGCGTGATCAACAACTTTGGCGGATTCTATAAGTCCGAATTCTATTTCCATGAAGCACGCATGTGGGGCGCATCCATTCAGGCTCCCTGCATCAACAATAGCGAGTACTATACCAATATTCACGGGAAGTCGATTTACATAGGTTTCATTCACCTCAAAGACCTCCAGCAAAAAATCGGTGAGATCATTGCGCATGAACGAGCACAATACGGTCCTTACAAAAATCTCGATCATTTCATCCGCAGAATCCCCATCGGGTTGGAACAGATCCGCATTTTGATCCGAATCGGAGCATTCCGGTTTACCGGGAAAAGCAAGAAAGAATTGCTGTGGCAGGCCCAGCTCTATTATGGCAAAAAGACCGCTAAAGACTACTTCCTGAGTTTATTCGATGAAGAACCAGAGTCCTATGATCTGCCATTTCTGAAGCAACAACCACTGGAAGATGCCTTTGATGAAATGGAATTACTGGGCTTCCCCCTCTGTGACCCCTTTCTCTTATTGGAAACGGAAAACCCCGGAAACACTTTTGCACAGGACTTGATGCAAAATCTTGGGCAAAAAGTAACATTGGTCGGCTATCTCGTCACCACAAAAGATACCCGAACCAAAGACGGTAAACGCATGCACTTTGGCACATTTTATGACCAAAAAGGCAATGTCTACGATACCGTACACTTCCCCAACATTGCCAGGGATCATCCCTTCAAAGGTCGGGGGTTTTACAGAACGGTGGGCAAAGTAGTCCAGGACTTTGGCTACCCCATGGTAGAAGTAACATGGATGGAAAAACTCGCTATGAAAAACAAGTTTGGAGACGTCCCTGTCATGCAGAACCCAAAAGTCATGACTCGCTGGTAA
- a CDS encoding DUF763 domain-containing protein — protein MKKSGYADLPLHNGRVPRWLAERMSALGGAIVEAIVLEYGKAEVIKRLSDPAWFQSLGCVLGMDWHSSGITTSVMGALKSSVNAKSRELGIYICGGRGKHSRKTPEELIAIANQTGLNGDELVKNSRLSAKVDNTAVQDGFQIYLHSFIVSDEGDWAVVQQGMNAGTGYARRYHWHSHELKSFINEPHTFVYGVEQGPILNLTDSHAQDTRNGILQVALEDPNKMLAEIRKIRLPAHHDVQTKDVDLKRLGAILALAQELPDSNFESLLLLQGLGPRTLQSLTLVSEIIYGTPSRFRDPARFSFAHGGKDGHPFPVPTKVYDESIQVLKISVEKAKIGHTDKIKAISALTKAAQRMESSFEPEDNLDQYIEQERRDSWKYGGKTVMGDAKPPEPAQLQLFS, from the coding sequence ATGAAAAAATCAGGATATGCCGATCTTCCACTTCATAATGGCCGCGTTCCCCGTTGGCTAGCTGAACGTATGTCCGCATTAGGTGGAGCAATAGTTGAAGCGATTGTGCTTGAATATGGAAAAGCAGAAGTCATCAAGCGACTCAGCGATCCAGCCTGGTTCCAGTCGCTAGGATGCGTATTGGGTATGGATTGGCATTCTTCAGGGATTACGACTTCTGTCATGGGTGCCTTGAAAAGCTCCGTCAATGCTAAATCACGAGAACTGGGCATCTATATCTGCGGCGGGCGCGGCAAGCATTCCCGTAAAACACCAGAGGAATTGATCGCGATCGCAAATCAGACCGGATTGAATGGCGACGAATTGGTAAAAAACAGCCGACTTTCCGCCAAAGTGGATAACACCGCCGTTCAAGATGGGTTTCAAATCTATCTGCATTCCTTTATCGTCAGTGATGAAGGCGATTGGGCCGTAGTACAACAAGGCATGAATGCAGGAACAGGCTATGCGCGCCGGTACCATTGGCACTCCCACGAACTGAAGAGTTTCATCAATGAGCCACACACTTTCGTCTATGGCGTAGAACAAGGCCCTATTCTTAACCTGACGGATAGCCACGCACAGGATACTCGGAATGGCATTCTTCAAGTCGCTTTGGAAGACCCAAACAAAATGCTGGCGGAGATCCGTAAGATCCGACTGCCCGCACATCACGACGTACAAACCAAAGATGTTGATCTCAAACGATTGGGAGCCATTTTGGCTTTGGCTCAGGAGTTGCCAGACAGCAATTTCGAATCACTCTTGCTGCTTCAGGGACTAGGACCAAGAACACTACAAAGCCTGACCCTGGTCAGTGAGATCATTTATGGTACTCCTAGCAGATTTCGTGACCCGGCAAGGTTTTCATTCGCACATGGAGGAAAAGACGGTCACCCCTTCCCTGTTCCTACGAAAGTCTATGACGAAAGCATCCAGGTGTTGAAAATTTCAGTTGAAAAGGCCAAAATTGGGCATACGGATAAAATAAAAGCCATCAGTGCTTTGACCAAAGCTGCACAACGAATGGAATCATCTTTTGAGCCTGAGGATAATCTCGACCAGTACATTGAACAAGAACGCCGAGATTCATGGAAGTACGGCGGTAAAACAGTGATGGGAGATGCGAAGCCACCGGAACCTGCGCAACTACAGTTGTTCAGCTAA